A genomic region of Deinococcota bacterium contains the following coding sequences:
- the uppS gene encoding polyprenyl diphosphate synthase: MNSVLRHPLTLPVASKALGVWRLLTGPLYWWYERRLSAAITRSGRVPRHLGLIMDGNRRFARSVGLTSTSAGHDYGAKKARDVLEWCLDVGVSHVTMWVFSNDNRGRDPREVAHLLELFAKEASELAQDPRLHKNKVRVRLIGCIEDFPQGVQDALRNLERVTESYCGMLVNIAVGYGGREEIAEAVRRLVREKVAAGVSVDALAGEIGADEIGQHLYTAGTPDPDFVIRTSGEVRLSGFLLWQTAYSEFYFCDAFWPSFRKVDFLRALRSFQDRERRYGR, from the coding sequence TTGAACTCCGTCCTCCGCCACCCCCTCACCCTGCCCGTCGCCAGCAAGGCGCTCGGGGTCTGGCGCCTTCTCACGGGGCCGCTCTACTGGTGGTACGAAAGGCGGCTCAGCGCGGCTATCACGAGAAGCGGCAGAGTTCCCCGGCACCTGGGCCTGATCATGGACGGCAACCGGCGCTTCGCCCGCTCGGTGGGCCTGACGAGCACCAGCGCCGGCCACGACTACGGCGCCAAAAAGGCGCGCGACGTGCTCGAGTGGTGCCTGGACGTGGGCGTCAGCCACGTCACCATGTGGGTCTTCAGCAACGACAACCGAGGCCGCGACCCCCGCGAGGTCGCCCACCTCCTGGAGCTCTTCGCCAAGGAGGCGAGCGAGCTCGCCCAGGACCCCAGGCTCCACAAGAACAAGGTCAGGGTGAGGCTGATCGGCTGCATCGAGGACTTCCCGCAGGGTGTGCAGGACGCGCTGCGCAACCTAGAGCGCGTGACCGAAAGTTACTGCGGCATGCTCGTCAACATCGCGGTGGGCTACGGCGGCCGCGAGGAGATCGCCGAGGCGGTGCGCCGGCTCGTCCGCGAAAAGGTCGCCGCGGGCGTCAGTGTGGACGCGCTGGCCGGCGAAATCGGCGCCGACGAGATCGGCCAGCACCTCTACACCGCGGGCACGCCCGACCCCGACTTCGTCATCCGCACCTCGGGCGAGGTGCGCCTCTCGGGCTTTCTGCTGTGGCAGACCGCCTACAGCGAGTTCTACTTTTGCGACGCCTTCTGGCCCTCGTTTCGCAAGGTCGACTTC